The genomic interval ATGCGACGACAGTGCGCGTGCGCGACGGCAAGACTTTAACCGCCGACGGCCCGTTCGCCGAAACGCACGAGCAATTGGGCGGATACTATTTGTTGGACTGCAAGGACCTCGATGAAGCGGTTCGTTGGGCGGCGAAGATTCCCAGCGCGAAGTACGGCTCAATTGAAGTTCGCCCGCTGAATCAGTGGTCGCAGAAATAGCAGTAGCAGGTAAAGGAGATAAACTAATATATGCTTGGAGTAAGAAACTACACAAAAGAATATATTGATGGATGTCGCTCAAGAGTTGACCTGGATCTTTCCACTTACAAGAAGCTGGTTGCAGCAGCGAGAAATCAACCTGAGAGCGTTAAAGCCATTGAAGCTTTTGAAGCTACCTTCTTCAATAACATGGTTCTTCTTCTGGATCACTTCTTTGTTCATAGACTCAGGGTGGTTGAAGGAAAAGATGGTAATCCATTGAATGAAGTCAGGCTTTTGTGCGATTCAATGATGAATAACAAAAACATAATGCGGGCGGACAAAACAATTAAGTTTGACCCGGCCAAGTCGGTTTTGAAGTATAAGGTCGGGGATGAAATCAAATTGAATCAGGCGGATTTCTTGCTCATATATAAAGCATTTTTTGCTGAACTTGAAAGTAAATTTTTGTAAGATGAAGCGATTAGCCTGACCGCGAAGATTCCCAGCGCGAAGTACGGCTCAATTGAAGTTAGGCGCACAGAAGCAGAATCCATGTCAAGGCGAAGCTTCTTTTTGATCTGCGCCACGGATGTCAAGAACCCCTCTTGCACCCCCGCACACCCCGTGCCATCATATGCAAATAAAGAAAGAGGTAACATGGAATTTAGCACTCTTTATCAGGAACTTCAAAATAGCACAGAGACGATCCGTGCTTTATTGTCAGGAGTCGCACAAGAGGCGGCACACCTCAAACCGAGTGTGGAGTCGTGGTCGATTCTCGAAGTGGTGTGTCACTTATACGATGAAGAGCGCGAAGATTTTCGAGAACATCTCGATTTCATTCTTCACCGCCAAAATGAAGAATGGCATAGGATTGACTCCGATCGTTGGGTAACAGAACGAAAATATAACGAGCAGAACTTCGCCGAGATGCAGGAAAATTTCTTTGTCGAACGTGAAAAATCATTTGCATGGCTCAATGGATTACTGAATCCAGATTGGGAGAAAACCTATACAACTCAGTACCGCACAATCAGCGCGGGAGAGATGTTCGCCTGTTGGGTCGCGCATGACAATCTCCACATCCGCCAATTGGTGGAACTCAGGCGCATGAGGCTAGAAAATATCACAAAGCCTTACAATCTCGAATACGCAGGTGATTGGTAACTGCATAGACGCAACTCATATTTCGCGCAAGGAAACCACAGTTGTGGGTAAAATCTTATCCACATGGGTTTGTAGTTCATTATCGAACAAGTTCGTTGGCGTTCAAAGAGTGCGCCTAACACAGCGTGGTGTGTCCTGATAAATCATCGTCTGCTTACTGGTGAAAGTCCAGTTCTGGTAAGGATCAGGCCTCCAGATAGCAGGCAACCGATGTGGCCGGGTGACTGGTTATGTCGAAGCGTTGTAACTCCCTGAGAAAGGGA from Chloroflexota bacterium carries:
- a CDS encoding YciI family protein, coding for MKYMLLMYANESQAPKSPEEYQAAAQAWQALGKEVEAAGVLVSNNGLSSVTDATTVRVRDGKTLTADGPFAETHEQLGGYYLLDCKDLDEAVRWAAKIPSAKYGSIEVRPLNQWSQK
- a CDS encoding DinB family protein, whose translation is MEFSTLYQELQNSTETIRALLSGVAQEAAHLKPSVESWSILEVVCHLYDEEREDFREHLDFILHRQNEEWHRIDSDRWVTERKYNEQNFAEMQENFFVEREKSFAWLNGLLNPDWEKTYTTQYRTISAGEMFACWVAHDNLHIRQLVELRRMRLENITKPYNLEYAGDW